One part of the Leptolyngbya sp. FACHB-261 genome encodes these proteins:
- the yqeK gene encoding bis(5'-nucleosyl)-tetraphosphatase (symmetrical) YqeK, with product MRDLVIEWLRENVPPPRLAHILGVEQTARELAELHHLDAERAAWAGLLHDLAKYFKAERLLTMARAEGLLLDPVEIANPHLLHAEASALVARDQFGVHDPEVLEAVRCHTLGRPGMSPLACVVYLADAIEPGRGNSPELDQLRRLSQSDLYAAIGLACDQTLEFLIAKSRLIHPRVISVRNWALQTAQVERKPILRAQSL from the coding sequence ATGCGCGATCTGGTCATTGAGTGGCTGCGTGAGAACGTTCCACCACCCCGTCTGGCTCACATTCTAGGCGTTGAGCAAACAGCCCGGGAGTTAGCCGAGCTGCACCACCTGGATGCTGAACGGGCCGCTTGGGCAGGTTTACTGCACGACTTAGCAAAGTACTTCAAAGCGGAGCGCTTGCTGACGATGGCCCGAGCAGAAGGGTTGCTTCTCGACCCGGTAGAGATTGCCAACCCACACCTTCTACATGCAGAAGCAAGTGCACTTGTGGCCCGTGATCAGTTTGGTGTGCATGACCCAGAGGTTTTGGAGGCAGTGCGCTGCCACACTTTGGGTAGGCCGGGTATGAGCCCACTTGCCTGCGTGGTTTACCTAGCTGATGCAATTGAGCCAGGCCGAGGTAACTCGCCAGAGCTAGATCAGTTGCGTCGGCTGAGCCAAAGCGATTTGTATGCGGCTATTGGTCTCGCCTGTGATCAAACCCTGGAATTCCTGATTGCTAAAAGTCGGCTTATCCACCCGCGGGTAATCAGTGTGCGGAATTGGGCACTCCAGACTGCCCAAGTAGAGCGCAAGCCCATCCTGAGGGCACAGTCGCTTTAG
- a CDS encoding glutaredoxin family protein, translating to MQLILYSKPGCHLCEALEAKLRQLNEANSGLAFDLEIRDITRNADWFERYQYEVPVLCRYEATTGTEAALPRFSPRASTATVGSQLKQWLT from the coding sequence ATGCAGTTGATTCTGTACAGCAAACCGGGTTGTCATCTGTGCGAGGCACTGGAAGCAAAGCTACGGCAACTGAACGAAGCCAATTCTGGCTTGGCTTTCGACTTAGAGATTCGGGACATCACCCGCAACGCTGACTGGTTTGAGCGTTACCAGTATGAAGTGCCAGTGCTATGTCGCTACGAAGCTACAACTGGCACTGAAGCCGCTCTACCCCGGTTTTCGCCTAGAGCCTCGACTGCAACGGTTGGATCTCAGCTCAAACAGTGGCTGACTTAG
- a CDS encoding ferredoxin-thioredoxin reductase variable chain → MQIGDRVRVKTSVIVYHHPDHRNEAFDLQGSEGEITGHINTWQGRPISPNYPFQVKFGSKFRAHLRVDELESAETASTEAVSGEVIAR, encoded by the coding sequence ATGCAGATAGGAGATCGCGTTCGCGTTAAAACTTCTGTCATCGTTTACCACCACCCGGACCACCGCAATGAAGCGTTCGACCTTCAGGGTTCGGAAGGGGAGATTACGGGTCATATCAACACTTGGCAGGGCCGACCGATCAGCCCTAACTACCCGTTCCAGGTGAAGTTCGGCAGCAAATTTCGGGCTCACTTGCGGGTAGATGAGCTAGAGTCTGCGGAGACAGCATCAACGGAGGCTGTCTCCGGAGAAGTGATCGCTCGCTAA
- a CDS encoding ABC-ATPase domain-containing protein has product MEQLRVRLEHLSRSYGSYRTLKGCYYFPGFELVVTRVQSDPFAPPSWIRLESELPSSWPQRWLVTADRRRALCDFLSRQLVQACAQSVLGNRGSGNSGHISTVKPGQAVLERTAVTLADQRLQLRLWLGLPARGRVPLPDQATEMFFEELPRIFSSTLEVDRAALEAHLQSVETACALRSQLRAHKLVAFIADGSILPRESGVSDQPLGGAIPCQSPLALRVSLETSQGPITGLGISEGLTLIVGGGYHGKSTLLRAIQSGVVDHIPGDGRERVVTRRDACKVRAEDGRAVYRVDLSAFIDQLPDGTVTTNFTTANASGATSQAASIQEALELGVGLLLFDEDTSAANLMSRDAVMRALVPTNCEPITPLSERVDSLVSQLGVSLILVAGSSSAFLPLANRVIGMQAYQPSDLTQAARQLLVPLPAHGSVPVWAAPGQAVVQRTLPLDWLSRHSRGEGLQVKVAAPNRLRVGSTELDLSALEQLSESGQLAALASLLEWLAPRLGPPLRQLMGELDQSLDVVGLVNLLASNHPGLARRRLLELGAALNRLHLPSGLKGRHKIETDPTVIFHARSGH; this is encoded by the coding sequence ATGGAGCAGCTTCGTGTCCGCTTGGAGCACTTAAGCCGCAGTTACGGTAGTTATCGAACGCTTAAAGGCTGTTATTACTTCCCAGGCTTTGAGTTAGTAGTCACCCGAGTGCAGTCAGATCCATTTGCACCGCCTAGTTGGATTCGGCTGGAGAGTGAGTTGCCGTCAAGCTGGCCTCAGCGTTGGTTAGTGACAGCTGATCGACGGCGAGCCCTATGTGATTTTCTAAGCCGCCAACTGGTTCAGGCTTGTGCTCAGTCGGTATTAGGTAACAGAGGCTCTGGTAACTCCGGACATATCAGCACGGTTAAGCCTGGTCAAGCTGTATTAGAGCGTACAGCTGTAACTTTGGCTGACCAACGGCTGCAATTGCGCTTATGGCTGGGTTTACCCGCTCGGGGACGGGTGCCATTGCCAGATCAAGCTACCGAGATGTTTTTTGAGGAGTTGCCGCGAATTTTCAGCAGCACTCTGGAAGTGGATAGGGCTGCCTTAGAAGCTCACCTGCAAAGTGTTGAAACTGCTTGTGCCTTACGCTCACAGTTGAGGGCACATAAGCTGGTAGCTTTTATTGCCGATGGGTCGATTTTGCCCCGTGAGAGCGGTGTAAGTGATCAACCCTTAGGGGGTGCGATTCCTTGCCAGAGTCCATTGGCCTTACGCGTCAGTCTGGAAACTTCGCAAGGACCGATTACCGGTTTAGGCATCTCTGAAGGACTAACTCTGATTGTGGGTGGTGGCTATCACGGCAAGTCGACCCTGCTGCGAGCAATCCAAAGCGGGGTTGTCGATCATATCCCTGGTGATGGCCGAGAGCGGGTGGTAACTCGTAGGGATGCCTGCAAGGTCCGGGCTGAGGACGGAAGAGCGGTGTACCGAGTTGATCTCTCCGCCTTCATCGATCAGCTGCCAGATGGGACTGTAACCACTAATTTCACGACAGCTAACGCTTCTGGTGCCACTAGTCAGGCTGCTTCGATTCAAGAGGCTTTGGAGTTAGGAGTGGGTCTGCTGCTATTCGATGAGGATACAAGTGCGGCTAACCTAATGTCGCGTGATGCGGTTATGCGCGCGCTAGTCCCTACTAACTGCGAACCAATCACTCCACTCAGCGAGCGGGTCGATAGTTTAGTCAGCCAGCTAGGCGTCAGTTTAATTCTGGTGGCGGGTAGTTCCTCTGCCTTTCTACCCCTAGCAAACCGAGTGATCGGCATGCAAGCCTACCAACCCAGTGACCTGACTCAAGCTGCCCGCCAGCTGTTGGTGCCCCTGCCTGCTCATGGCTCTGTTCCGGTTTGGGCTGCTCCCGGACAAGCTGTTGTTCAACGAACGCTACCTCTCGATTGGCTCAGCCGTCACAGTCGTGGTGAAGGGCTACAAGTTAAAGTGGCTGCTCCTAACCGCCTACGAGTGGGTTCAACAGAGCTAGATCTGTCTGCTTTAGAGCAATTGAGCGAATCAGGGCAACTCGCTGCCCTAGCGTCTCTGCTGGAATGGCTAGCACCTCGCCTAGGTCCACCTCTACGGCAGCTAATGGGCGAACTGGACCAATCCTTAGATGTGGTTGGCTTAGTGAACTTGCTAGCAAGCAACCATCCAGGACTAGCAAGACGCCGACTACTAGAATTGGGTGCAGCCTTAAACCGACTACATTTACCGTCAGGACTGAAAGGTCGCCATAAAATAGAGACAGACCCCACTGTCATCTTCCATGCGCGATCTGGTCATTGA
- the mrdA gene encoding penicillin-binding protein 2 codes for MRLLQPETLTSPQESTRITGRGSQAWLLLGSSAALLLAILGGRLAYLQLAQGDQNRQLAEDNRIRLVPQPPERGRILDRKGRLLAGSRLSYSVFLWPLAQSESAWSRTIRRLAQILDVPEKEIQTRLAQAGYSSPSLVRVARGVSPQIITALAEQSSELPGVRTDPEAVRYYPNGDMAAHVLGYTSELSDKELKRRESEAYRLSDVVGQTGAEAAFESSLRGKWGGQQVEVDGAGQVLRILGEIPPQAGGNVHLTLDVNVQKAAEAALGNRKGAVIAMDPNNGAVLAMVSRPAFDPNLFSTRITDAQWQQLQNQDFPFVNRALQGYAPASTFKIVTTAAGIESGKFSPSTVLNTFAYLEIGGIQFWDHNQAGFGALGFTGALAQSSDTFFYQVGRSIGEKTLIDWTKRFGFGSLTGIELKEENRGLVPDETWKQQQIGEPWYLGDTINMSIGQGFLQATPLQVAVMGAVVANGGYRVKPHLLLEREPQRNWRTSLNLSAATLKVLQQGLHEVVTDGTARVMNAPNLPANAGKTGTAEDPPRRSHTWYVGYAPLDQPQILVVAFVENSGGGGGSTAAPIARQVMQAFFHPSQGKASSEEAAPGKVHPETSARD; via the coding sequence ATGAGGCTGCTTCAACCTGAAACCCTAACTTCTCCCCAGGAATCAACACGAATTACAGGACGAGGTTCTCAGGCCTGGTTGCTGCTCGGCAGTTCAGCTGCGCTACTGCTAGCAATCTTGGGAGGACGTTTAGCCTACCTACAGTTGGCGCAAGGCGACCAAAATCGCCAGCTTGCGGAAGACAATCGAATTCGCTTAGTCCCCCAACCTCCGGAGCGAGGTCGGATTCTTGACCGCAAAGGGCGTTTACTGGCAGGTAGTCGTTTGTCGTACTCAGTATTCCTGTGGCCTTTGGCTCAGTCTGAGTCTGCTTGGTCTAGGACTATTCGTCGTCTGGCTCAGATTCTTGACGTACCTGAAAAGGAGATTCAGACTCGGCTAGCGCAGGCAGGTTATAGTTCGCCCTCCCTGGTTCGAGTGGCCCGAGGGGTTAGTCCACAAATCATCACTGCCTTGGCAGAACAGAGCTCAGAGCTGCCAGGGGTCCGTACGGATCCTGAGGCGGTACGCTACTATCCCAACGGCGATATGGCCGCCCATGTTTTGGGCTACACCAGTGAGTTGAGCGATAAGGAACTCAAGCGCCGTGAGTCTGAAGCCTACCGCTTAAGTGATGTGGTGGGTCAAACGGGAGCTGAGGCAGCCTTCGAGTCCTCACTACGTGGTAAGTGGGGCGGTCAGCAGGTTGAAGTTGATGGTGCTGGTCAAGTCCTGCGAATTTTGGGCGAAATTCCTCCGCAAGCAGGCGGTAACGTTCACCTGACCTTAGATGTCAATGTGCAGAAGGCAGCAGAAGCAGCTTTGGGCAATCGCAAGGGGGCAGTAATTGCGATGGACCCTAACAATGGTGCGGTACTGGCGATGGTTAGCCGTCCAGCCTTCGACCCCAATTTATTCTCTACACGCATTACTGACGCGCAATGGCAGCAGTTGCAAAATCAAGATTTTCCCTTTGTCAATCGTGCCTTGCAGGGATACGCTCCAGCCAGTACGTTCAAGATCGTCACAACGGCGGCTGGTATTGAGTCAGGCAAGTTTTCTCCAAGTACGGTCCTAAACACCTTTGCCTACCTTGAAATAGGTGGCATCCAATTCTGGGACCATAACCAGGCTGGTTTTGGCGCGTTGGGTTTTACTGGGGCCCTGGCTCAAAGTAGCGACACTTTCTTCTACCAAGTGGGCCGCAGCATTGGAGAGAAAACGCTAATCGACTGGACTAAGCGCTTTGGTTTTGGCTCGCTCACAGGCATTGAATTAAAAGAAGAAAACCGGGGCTTAGTGCCTGATGAAACCTGGAAGCAACAGCAGATCGGTGAGCCCTGGTATTTGGGCGACACGATCAATATGTCGATTGGCCAGGGCTTTTTGCAGGCAACTCCCCTACAGGTTGCGGTTATGGGGGCAGTCGTTGCTAATGGTGGCTATCGTGTAAAGCCACACCTGCTGCTGGAGCGAGAGCCACAACGCAACTGGCGCACGTCTCTAAATCTGTCAGCCGCCACCCTGAAAGTTTTGCAGCAGGGATTGCACGAGGTGGTTACTGATGGCACAGCTCGGGTAATGAACGCTCCTAACTTGCCTGCTAATGCCGGTAAAACAGGGACTGCGGAGGATCCGCCGCGACGTTCGCACACCTGGTATGTTGGCTATGCACCCCTCGACCAACCCCAAATCCTAGTAGTGGCTTTTGTCGAGAACTCCGGTGGTGGTGGTGGCTCAACAGCGGCCCCGATTGCGCGACAGGTGATGCAGGCCTTTTTCCATCCCAGTCAAGGCAAGGCGAGCAGTGAAGAAGCTGCTCCGGGCAAGGTACATCCAGAGACTAGCGCAAGGGATTAG
- a CDS encoding flavin reductase family protein has translation MTTEIQSTLGPALGQVSSGLFVLTVRKGTEQAAMLASWVQQAAFSPPAVTIAVGKDRPLAQLLAEGDGLVVNVLPKGQGKLVGHFARGFDPGTNPFAGIEVGETAGQQPYLQESLSYLDCVLKTRLDAGDHWVLLAEVRGGAKLGEGEPATHTRKDGFRY, from the coding sequence ATGACAACTGAAATCCAGAGCACTCTGGGCCCAGCCCTTGGTCAGGTTTCTAGCGGTTTGTTTGTTCTGACGGTCCGTAAGGGGACAGAGCAAGCGGCAATGCTAGCTTCCTGGGTGCAGCAAGCTGCTTTTAGCCCACCTGCTGTCACGATTGCCGTGGGTAAAGACCGTCCGTTAGCACAACTGCTAGCAGAAGGTGACGGTCTAGTCGTCAACGTGCTGCCCAAAGGACAGGGCAAACTGGTAGGCCACTTTGCTCGGGGCTTTGACCCTGGAACCAATCCATTCGCAGGCATTGAAGTTGGTGAGACTGCTGGTCAACAGCCCTATCTACAGGAGTCTCTGTCTTACCTGGATTGTGTACTGAAAACCCGTCTGGATGCAGGTGACCACTGGGTACTGCTTGCGGAAGTTCGGGGGGGAGCAAAACTGGGTGAGGGTGAGCCAGCCACCCACACCCGCAAGGATGGTTTCCGTTATTAA
- the bioB gene encoding biotin synthase BioB, with protein sequence MFSTINRITQIYQQPLPDLLFEAQRVHREHHDPHAVQLCTLSSIKTGLCPEDCAYCSQSVHNKTELAPQALMDVEAVLAEARAAKAAGSTRFCMGAAWREVKDGPLFERVLEMVRQVADLDMEVCCTLGMLKPHQAEQLKTAGLTAYNHNLDTSPDYYSQIISTRTYQDRLDTIRAVSAAGISVCCGGILGLGESVEDRLSLLEALAELEPAPESIPINCLVPVKGTPLQDVPPVDPIELVRTIATTRILFPKAMVRLSAGRMQMSDELQALCLLAGANSIFTGPVLLTTPNPDRNYDQQLLSRLGMVPKPL encoded by the coding sequence ATGTTTTCAACGATCAATCGCATTACCCAGATCTACCAGCAACCCCTGCCAGATCTGCTGTTTGAAGCCCAACGTGTCCACCGTGAGCATCATGATCCACATGCAGTGCAACTGTGCACACTCAGCAGTATTAAGACCGGCCTTTGCCCAGAGGACTGTGCTTACTGTTCTCAGAGTGTCCACAACAAGACTGAGTTAGCACCACAGGCCCTTATGGATGTTGAGGCAGTTTTAGCTGAGGCTAGGGCTGCCAAAGCGGCTGGGTCCACGCGGTTCTGCATGGGGGCAGCCTGGCGAGAAGTCAAGGACGGCCCCTTATTTGAGCGGGTGCTAGAGATGGTGCGCCAGGTTGCCGATCTAGACATGGAAGTCTGTTGCACGCTCGGCATGCTCAAGCCACATCAGGCGGAGCAACTTAAAACAGCTGGTTTAACTGCTTACAACCACAATCTCGACACTTCACCCGACTACTACAGTCAAATTATTTCTACTCGAACCTATCAAGATCGGTTGGATACGATCCGCGCTGTGAGTGCAGCGGGCATCTCTGTTTGTTGCGGTGGCATTTTAGGTTTAGGCGAATCGGTTGAGGATCGCTTGTCCTTACTGGAAGCTCTGGCAGAGCTGGAACCAGCGCCGGAGTCAATTCCAATCAACTGCTTGGTTCCGGTCAAAGGAACACCACTTCAAGACGTTCCTCCGGTGGATCCCATTGAGTTAGTGCGCACTATTGCCACTACTCGCATTCTGTTTCCCAAAGCGATGGTACGCCTATCAGCAGGACGAATGCAGATGAGTGATGAGTTGCAAGCGCTCTGCTTGTTAGCTGGAGCCAATTCAATTTTTACGGGTCCAGTTTTGCTCACCACGCCCAATCCTGACCGAAACTACGATCAGCAATTGCTCAGCCGTTTAGGTATGGTTCCCAAACCGTTGTAA
- a CDS encoding iron-sulfur cluster assembly accessory protein, with translation MTQATQARGIQMTDTALQQILGLREKQGRDLCLRMGVKGGGCSGLSYTMTFEEPGNTTERDEIYDYDGFQVVCDKKSLLYLYGMTLDYSDAMLGGGFKFINPNAAHACSCGQSFSA, from the coding sequence ATGACTCAGGCTACACAGGCGCGTGGCATCCAAATGACCGATACGGCCCTACAGCAAATTCTCGGCTTACGTGAAAAGCAAGGGCGGGATCTATGTCTGCGTATGGGCGTTAAAGGTGGAGGTTGCTCTGGGCTGTCCTACACGATGACCTTTGAGGAGCCAGGCAACACCACCGAACGGGATGAAATTTATGACTACGATGGCTTTCAGGTTGTCTGCGACAAGAAAAGCTTGCTTTATCTCTATGGCATGACTTTGGATTACAGCGACGCCATGCTTGGAGGCGGCTTTAAATTTATTAATCCCAATGCTGCGCATGCTTGTAGTTGTGGGCAATCCTTCTCTGCTTAA
- a CDS encoding folate-binding protein YgfZ — translation MNGYIQDNQSILQVSGKDARDFLHRLLSCNIFKLQAGQVVPGTLLRANGKLVAYFQVYALDNSFALVTPTNCSETLHSSLDRLVFTEDISFEQDANTLVLVILSPEAATLFSLKPGQQEQQSFGGVQVRVGALTTERLQLWVPSNARDAVETALQEAGLQPLTDVDYATFRIQRGLPDWSSELDDSVVPTGLRLDQAFDHHKGCYTGQEVISNMTYVTHPPHQLFGLRVEGTAIPGSKARKGDTTVGTLTTTAPGLALLRARWERVQPGDQVVVNSNEQLLEAEVVALPMLHEHH, via the coding sequence ATGAACGGCTACATTCAAGACAACCAGTCAATTCTGCAGGTCAGTGGCAAGGATGCCCGCGATTTTTTACATCGCTTGCTGTCATGCAACATTTTCAAACTGCAAGCCGGACAGGTTGTTCCAGGAACGCTACTCAGAGCCAATGGCAAGCTAGTCGCCTACTTTCAGGTTTACGCTCTCGACAACAGCTTTGCCCTGGTCACGCCTACCAACTGTAGCGAGACACTCCACAGCAGCCTGGACCGACTGGTTTTCACCGAAGATATCAGTTTCGAGCAAGATGCTAACACCCTAGTTCTCGTCATCCTTAGCCCTGAAGCCGCCACACTTTTCTCCCTGAAGCCAGGTCAGCAGGAGCAGCAGTCATTCGGCGGTGTACAAGTGCGAGTAGGGGCCTTAACGACAGAGCGCCTTCAGCTTTGGGTACCTTCCAACGCACGAGATGCAGTAGAGACAGCTTTGCAAGAAGCGGGCCTCCAGCCTCTCACTGACGTCGACTATGCAACGTTCCGGATTCAGCGAGGCTTACCGGATTGGAGCTCGGAATTAGATGATTCAGTAGTTCCAACGGGTCTACGCTTGGATCAAGCCTTCGACCACCACAAAGGCTGCTACACCGGTCAAGAGGTCATCTCTAACATGACCTATGTCACCCACCCACCCCATCAGCTTTTTGGACTGAGAGTTGAGGGAACAGCTATTCCTGGGAGCAAAGCTCGCAAAGGCGACACCACTGTCGGAACACTGACCACCACCGCACCTGGTCTAGCCTTGCTTAGGGCTCGTTGGGAGAGGGTTCAACCAGGTGATCAAGTAGTAGTGAACTCAAATGAGCAGCTTTTAGAGGCTGAGGTTGTAGCGCTACCAATGCTCCATGAACATCATTGA
- the rsfS gene encoding ribosome silencing factor, whose protein sequence is MTQNNLHTQEAYTALQISPDDHSYQLAMTIAEAADDRKGGDVVLLRVGEVSVLADYFVLVTGFSKTQVRAIAGSIEDKVLEQWQRRPVRLEGQSEGTWLLQDYGEVIVHIMMPQEREFYDLEAFWGHAPRLVFSSSV, encoded by the coding sequence TTGACTCAAAACAACCTGCACACCCAAGAAGCCTACACTGCTCTGCAAATCTCTCCCGATGACCACAGCTATCAGTTAGCGATGACGATCGCTGAAGCTGCTGATGACCGCAAAGGCGGTGATGTTGTGCTGTTGCGGGTGGGTGAAGTTTCAGTGCTGGCAGATTACTTTGTGCTGGTAACGGGCTTTTCCAAAACCCAGGTCAGAGCTATTGCTGGCAGCATTGAGGATAAAGTGCTGGAGCAGTGGCAACGCCGTCCCGTACGTCTTGAAGGACAGAGTGAAGGTACCTGGCTGCTGCAAGACTACGGCGAAGTGATTGTGCACATTATGATGCCGCAGGAACGGGAGTTCTACGACCTTGAGGCATTCTGGGGACATGCGCCTCGCTTAGTGTTCTCCTCTAGTGTGTGA
- the glmM gene encoding phosphoglucosamine mutase — protein sequence MVDSLSRRDIRTSRWSEGRTDPPLGTVPASLPVALSPAIAGASETNSLKVPATIPLFGTDGIRGRVGDLLTAPLALQVGFWTGQVLHRKSPDTLGPVIIGQDSRTSGDMLAAALAAGLTAAGLDTWFVGLCPTPAVAHLCRSTGASGGIMVSASHNPPGDNGIKIFGADGTKLSNHLQQEIEQGLRGELFSRSAVSWGRCQHRLDLLQGYSDALLTSLPGSSSAPSLSGLRIVLDLAWGAAAHLGPQIFRSLGAEVICLNAEPDGTRINLDCGSTHLQALQQAVVAQGADLGFAFDGDADRVLAVDCQGRAVDGDYILYLWGQHLQALQQLPNDTIVATVMANLGFERAWQRLGGEFVRTPVGDQHVFAEMVQRGAMLGGEQSGHVLCFHYGVSGDGLLTAVHLAALVQQAGVSLAELVDASFQPYPQILRNVRVEDRHTRMTWANNDRLQAAIAQAESDLGDQGRILVRASGTEPLVRVMVEAATETLTQHWSEYLSAVVSAELG from the coding sequence ATGGTTGATTCGCTATCCCGACGAGATATCAGAACGAGCCGGTGGTCTGAGGGGCGTACAGATCCTCCGTTGGGTACTGTACCTGCAAGCCTGCCGGTTGCGCTATCGCCTGCAATTGCGGGGGCATCTGAAACGAACTCGTTGAAAGTTCCAGCTACCATACCTCTGTTTGGTACTGATGGTATCCGCGGCCGAGTTGGTGACCTGCTGACTGCCCCCCTAGCTCTTCAGGTAGGCTTCTGGACAGGCCAGGTTTTACACAGGAAGAGCCCAGACACATTGGGACCTGTGATTATTGGCCAAGACTCACGAACTTCTGGGGATATGCTGGCAGCAGCCTTGGCGGCAGGTCTTACAGCTGCTGGGTTAGACACTTGGTTTGTAGGCTTGTGTCCTACCCCAGCCGTTGCACATTTGTGTCGAAGCACTGGGGCCTCTGGTGGCATCATGGTTTCTGCCAGCCACAATCCACCCGGAGACAACGGCATCAAAATTTTTGGTGCTGATGGTACCAAGCTCTCGAATCATCTGCAACAGGAAATTGAACAGGGTCTGAGGGGCGAACTGTTCAGTCGCTCTGCTGTTTCGTGGGGTCGCTGTCAGCATCGTCTCGATCTCTTGCAAGGTTACAGCGATGCCTTACTCACTAGCCTGCCAGGAAGTTCCTCCGCGCCGAGTTTGTCAGGTCTACGCATTGTGTTGGATCTGGCGTGGGGCGCAGCAGCACACTTGGGACCGCAAATTTTTCGCAGCCTGGGAGCGGAGGTAATTTGCCTGAATGCTGAACCTGATGGCACTCGCATCAACTTGGATTGTGGATCTACTCACCTCCAAGCCTTGCAGCAGGCAGTAGTCGCTCAAGGGGCAGACCTTGGCTTCGCCTTCGATGGCGACGCAGACCGAGTTCTGGCGGTTGATTGCCAAGGACGAGCCGTTGATGGTGACTACATCCTGTACCTCTGGGGTCAACACCTGCAAGCCTTGCAGCAGTTGCCCAACGACACGATCGTAGCGACGGTCATGGCGAACCTAGGCTTTGAGCGAGCCTGGCAACGCTTGGGTGGAGAGTTTGTGCGGACCCCAGTTGGCGACCAACACGTCTTCGCAGAAATGGTGCAACGCGGGGCAATGCTGGGTGGGGAACAGTCAGGCCACGTGCTGTGCTTCCACTACGGCGTCAGTGGGGATGGTCTGCTTACGGCTGTGCATCTAGCAGCACTGGTTCAGCAAGCTGGTGTCTCACTAGCCGAATTAGTTGACGCTAGTTTCCAGCCCTACCCACAGATTCTGCGCAATGTACGGGTTGAGGACCGGCACACCAGAATGACTTGGGCAAACAACGATCGGCTTCAGGCTGCGATTGCACAAGCGGAGTCTGACCTAGGCGATCAGGGACGCATCTTAGTTCGGGCTTCTGGCACCGAGCCGCTTGTCCGCGTGATGGTTGAAGCGGCAACTGAAACGCTCACCCAGCATTGGAGCGAGTACCTGTCAGCCGTGGTGAGCGCAGAGTTAGGTTAG